The genomic segment ATACAATCTCCTATCTTGGATGTGCCATCCAACTTGGATCAGCTGCTTTCTTTGGGACGGTTGAGTGTTTTCTTCTGGCtgccatggcctatgatcgctttGTAGCAATCCGTAGCCCACTGCTTTATTCAACTAAAATGTCCATGCAAGTGTGTGATCACTTATTCTCTGTGGTTTATGTAGGTGGTTTTCTCAATGCTTGCTCTTTTaccatttccttcttttctttattcttctgtggaCCAAATCAGGTCAATcattttttctgtgattttgCTCCTTTAGTTAAGCTTTCCTGTTCTGATGCCAGTATTCCTACAATGGTCCCCTCATTTTCTGTTGGCTCCGTCATTGTGCTCACAGTGCTTGTCCTAGCTGTCTCCTACGTTTGCATCCTCATCGCCATCCTGAAGATGCGCTCCACTGAGGGCCGCCagaaggccttctccacctgcaccTCCCACCTCACTGCAGTAACTCTGTACTATGGGACCACTACATTCATTTATGTGATGCCCAAGTCCAGCTACTCTACTGACCAGAACAAGGTGGTGTCTGTGTTCTACATGGTGGTGATTCCCATGTTGAACCCCCTCATCTACAGTCTCAGGAATAATGATATTAAGGCTGCTCTCAAGAGGCAGCTtggtagaaaaatattttcttaacaaaACCTGTGATTTTGTAGGGTTTGATGCAATAATATACCATTAAtataatattaaaagaaatttgGTTCCTGTGGGCAAAATATACCTGCATATAAATAGCCAGTATGGGGCTTATAGTATATGCGGGCGTGGGTCTTCAGATAGTAAATCAGAGACAATAGTGAGTTagttttaataaattaaattgTATTTAGAATTAAGCATCACAAATTGGTTCACATGAAAAAAACTTAATCTGCTGAAAATCCTTCTTATGTTTTATTCAtatattatttttcaaag from the Loxodonta africana isolate mLoxAfr1 chromosome 7, mLoxAfr1.hap2, whole genome shotgun sequence genome contains:
- the LOC135231950 gene encoding olfactory receptor 5P76-like, with protein sequence MDSLVDGNHTAVTEFILLGLTEDPTLRVILFMVILCIYLVTISGNLSTIILIRISPQLHHPMYVFLSHLALTDIGLSTSVTPNMLVNFLVETNTISYLGCAIQLGSAAFFGTVECFLLAAMAYDRFVAIRSPLLYSTKMSMQVCDHLFSVVYVGGFLNACSFTISFFSLFFCGPNQVNHFFCDFAPLVKLSCSDASIPTMVPSFSVGSVIVLTVLVLAVSYVCILIAILKMRSTEGRQKAFSTCTSHLTAVTLYYGTTTFIYVMPKSSYSTDQNKVVSVFYMVVIPMLNPLIYSLRNNDIKAALKRQLGRKIFS